The proteins below are encoded in one region of Juglans microcarpa x Juglans regia isolate MS1-56 chromosome 4D, Jm3101_v1.0, whole genome shotgun sequence:
- the LOC121259625 gene encoding uncharacterized protein LOC121259625 — protein MTETPPNTETIDSNMLSNLETNPHNPASPNYIQPGEGASFPLVLDLLTTENYVTWARVMRRALNIKNKLGFIDSIILKPSNSADPLYAPWERCNDMVIAWIQHLVSLEHRSGIVRVETAASVWNDLCERFSIQNAPRIFHQILKFSIHLTKSISSLTQDDDSISQYYNKSKSFWDELEIYEPMPSCTCGAVKTLTDYTHRRKVMQFLMGLNDSYDSMRAQILLNDPLPTLNCVLSLVQQEERHRQLHSSPAPIGMGT, from the coding sequence ATGACAGAGACACCTCCAAACACTGAAACCATTGATTCAAATATGCTTTCCAATCTTGAGACTAACCCTCACAATCCTGCTAGTCCCAATTACATCCAGCCTGGTGAAGGAGCTTCTTTCCCACTGGTTCTAGATTTACTCACCACTGAAAACTATGTGACTTGGGCAAGAGTCATGCGTCGAGCtcttaatataaaaaacaaactcGGATTTATTGATAGCATAATTCTCAAACCTTCCAATTCTGCAGATCCTTTGTATGCTCCTTGGGAACGCTGTAATGATATGGTGATTGCTTGGATACAACACTTAGTTAGCCTTGAACATCGATCGGGTATTGTGCGTGTAGAAACTGCTGCTAGTGTGTGGAATGATCTTTGTGAACGATTCTCAATTCAAAATGCTCCAAGAATATTTCACCAAATCTTgaaattctcaattcatctcaccAAATCTATCTCCTCACTCACACAAGATGATGATTCGATAAGTCAgtattataataaaagtaagagtttttgggatgaacttgaaatatatgaGCCTATGCCATCATGTACGTGTGGAGCAGTGAAGACATTAACGGATTATACTCATAGACGCAAGGTCATGCAGTTCCTCATGGGACTAAATGATTCTTATGATTCAATGCGAGCTCAGATTCTACTTAATGATCCCCTCCCTACTTTAAATTGTGTTCTATCTCTTGTTCAACAAGAGGAGAGGCACAGACAACTCCACTCCTCACCAGCACCTATTGGAATGGGGACCTGA
- the LOC121259132 gene encoding transcription factor bHLH18-like: protein MELSSGKWLSELEMDDYEYIHQCHMNSTLDDEFTTNDIATAMQQNFQQSLSSESYSSYPAFSTKNTNITTTTTTLSNSSIETSRNVSFQRPAKQTKIDSTWNVSGITQHESPKPSSSPHILSFGNPNSLPDNRPKQFCSNLDSSLKPKHEVVSPVNIHVPMISRGSIENQNHAPKARQGTKGASSVTRSTHSNAQDHIMAERKRREKLSLRFIALSAIVPGLKKMDKASVLGDAIKYVKELQERVNLLEEQTKKRTVESVVFVKKSQLSANDDTSSCDENFEGRSDEALPEIEARISDKDVLIRIHCEKNRGVVVKILGEIENLHLSVVNSSVLPFGNSTLDITVIAQMDNEFDLTAKDLVKTLRVAL from the exons ATGGAACTCTCATCCGGGAAATGGCTTTCCGAATTG GAAATGGATGATTACGAGTACATCCACCAATGCCACATGAACAGTACTCTTGATGATGAATTTACCACGAACGACATCGCCACTGCAATGCAACAGAACTTTCAGCAATCTCTCTCTTCAGAAAGCTATTCTTCTTACCCTGCCTTCAGTACCAAAAACACCAATATCACCACCACAACCACCACCCTTAGTAATTCTTCCATTGAAACGTCTCGGAACGTCAGCTTTCAGAGGCCAGCCAAACAAACAAAGATTGACAGTACTTGGAACGTCTCTGGCATCACACAGCATGAATCACCAAAACCTTCTTCCTCCCCCCATATTCTTTCATTTGGGAATCCGAATTCGCTTCCAGACAACCGGCCTAAGCAGTTCTGTAGCAATCTTGATTCTTCTTTGAAGCCGAAGCATGAGGTTGTGTCTCCAGTAAATATACACGTACCTATGATTTCCAGGGGTTCCATAGAGAACCAAAACCATGCTCCAAAAGCCAGGCAGGGTACTAAGGGGGCCAGCTCAGTGACTAGATCAACACATTCAAACGCTCAAGATCACATAATGGCAGAGAGAAAGCGTAGAGAAAAGCTCAGCCTACGGTTCATAGCTCTTTCAGCCATTGTTCCTGGGCTTAAGAag ATGGACAAAGCTTCAGTCCTTGGAGATGCTATCAAGTACGTTAAAGAGCTTCAAGAACGTGTAAACTTGCTTGAGGAACAGACCAAGAAGAGGACTGTGGAATCAGTTGTTTTTGTGAAGAAGTCTCAGCTTTCTGCGAATGATGACACCTCTTCATGTGACGAGAACTTTGAAGGTCGCTCTGACGAAGCACTCCCAGAAATAGAAGCAAGAATTTCAGACAAGGATGTACTCATCCGAATTCACTGCGAGAAAAACAGAGGAGTTGTTGTGAAAATACTAGGCGAAATAGAGAACCTTCATCTATCTGTTGTCAATAGCAGTGTCTTGCCATTTGGGAATTCCACACTTGACATAACCGTAATTGCTCAG ATGGACAATGAATTCGACTTGACCGCAAAGGACTTGGTGAAAACCCTACGTGTGGCTTTATAA